The following proteins come from a genomic window of Phnomibacter ginsenosidimutans:
- a CDS encoding DUF983 domain-containing protein yields the protein MSSIMEKQRKPGYLGSVLQCKCARCREGNMFQHGLQPLPSAKNMEMPTQCEVCGQPMEIEVGFYYGTGYVSYALTVAISVAVFVAYWVLVGISINDNSLFYYLGVNALVLVLSMPYIMRLSRSIWLSFFVKFDPDWRSKAPDKVERIVEGQMGNW from the coding sequence ATGAGTAGCATTATGGAAAAACAACGCAAGCCCGGGTATTTAGGAAGTGTACTGCAATGCAAATGTGCCCGCTGCAGAGAAGGCAATATGTTTCAGCATGGTCTTCAGCCATTGCCTTCCGCTAAAAACATGGAAATGCCTACACAATGCGAAGTATGTGGCCAACCCATGGAAATTGAAGTAGGCTTTTACTATGGAACAGGTTATGTAAGCTATGCACTTACAGTGGCCATTAGTGTGGCTGTATTTGTAGCATATTGGGTACTCGTTGGTATCTCTATCAATGACAATAGTTTGTTTTATTACCTCGGTGTAAATGCATTGGTTCTAGTGTTATCTATGCCGTATATCATGCGGTTAAGCCGATCCATCTGGCTATCGTTTTTTGTAAAATTTGACCCTGATTGGCGCAGTAAAGCACCCGACAAAGTAGAACGAATTGTAGAAGGACAAATGGGCAACTGGTAA
- a CDS encoding NADP-dependent malic enzyme yields MLNDLRKEQALEYHAKGRPGKIEVVPTKEAKTQRDLSLAYSPGVAEPCKEIKSDVSNVYKYTAKGNLVGVISNGTAVLGLGDIGPEASKPVMEGKGVLFKIFADIDVFDIEVNEKDPDKFCDIVKSLEPTFGGINLEDIKAPECFYIEKRLREEMKIPVMHDDQHGTAIISSAALLNALEIQRKKIEKVKFVVNGAGAAAIACIKLYIALGARFENFVVFDINGVLHKGRTDLDTFKQQLAVDASKAHWTLKDAMKDADMFLGLSVGNVLNADMIKSMAKNPVVFACANPDPEIMYDAAHDARKDIIVATGRSDTPNQVNNVLGFPYIFRGALDVRATTINEEMKLAAVRALAELAKTPVPDIVNLAYNEKSISFGPNYIIPKPLDPRLLAAVAPAVAKAAMDSGVAQQPIANWDNYEIELNRRLGLDNQLFRVISSKARRDPRNVIFAEADNIKVLKAAEICLEEGICFPILMGEEKKIRRLAEENGLTLDGMTIIDPKEEQCEDKRQEYGEQFFGMRGRKGFNRYEAIKAMKDRMHFGCMMLRNGEADALIAGPSRDYSGLIRPALQIIGTEPGVKKIAGMYILLTKKGPLFLADATVNFHPTAEEIADITQMVSKEVRSFNIQPRIALLSYSNFGSSNTPEAKMMAEARNILKERDPKMIVDGEMQGILAFNNDILKENYPFSELVGQDVNTLIFPNLSAGNIAYNLLREAGNADAIGPVLLGMKKPVHVLQLGSTVRSIVNMTLIAVIDAQMKCYAHDTGKEPAKKKWWQRGKQ; encoded by the coding sequence ATGCTAAACGATTTGCGCAAAGAACAGGCCCTTGAATACCATGCCAAAGGAAGGCCTGGTAAAATTGAAGTTGTTCCCACCAAAGAAGCCAAAACGCAACGCGACCTCAGCCTTGCTTACAGCCCTGGTGTGGCCGAGCCATGTAAAGAAATCAAGTCTGATGTCAGCAATGTGTACAAGTACACCGCCAAAGGAAATTTGGTCGGCGTTATCAGCAATGGTACGGCCGTGCTGGGCTTGGGCGATATTGGCCCCGAAGCCAGCAAACCCGTGATGGAAGGGAAAGGCGTACTCTTCAAAATCTTCGCTGATATCGATGTATTCGACATTGAGGTAAATGAAAAAGACCCCGATAAATTCTGCGACATCGTTAAATCATTGGAACCAACATTTGGTGGCATCAATCTCGAAGACATCAAAGCTCCCGAATGTTTTTACATAGAAAAAAGACTGCGGGAAGAAATGAAAATTCCGGTGATGCATGATGATCAGCATGGCACGGCCATCATCAGCAGTGCCGCCTTGCTGAACGCACTGGAAATACAACGCAAAAAAATTGAGAAGGTAAAGTTTGTGGTGAATGGTGCGGGTGCCGCTGCCATTGCTTGTATCAAACTATACATTGCATTGGGTGCCCGTTTCGAAAATTTTGTGGTGTTCGACATCAATGGTGTACTGCACAAAGGCCGTACCGATTTGGATACATTCAAACAACAGCTGGCAGTAGATGCATCCAAAGCACATTGGACCTTGAAAGATGCCATGAAAGATGCTGATATGTTTTTGGGATTGAGTGTGGGCAACGTGCTCAATGCCGACATGATAAAAAGCATGGCCAAAAATCCGGTGGTGTTTGCCTGTGCCAATCCCGATCCGGAAATTATGTACGATGCAGCACACGATGCCCGAAAAGACATCATCGTAGCAACAGGCAGAAGTGATACCCCTAATCAGGTAAATAACGTGCTTGGATTTCCCTACATCTTCCGTGGTGCATTGGATGTAAGGGCTACCACCATCAACGAAGAAATGAAACTGGCGGCCGTTCGTGCCCTGGCAGAGCTGGCCAAAACACCAGTACCTGATATTGTGAACCTTGCCTACAATGAAAAATCCATTTCATTCGGGCCCAACTACATCATTCCAAAACCGTTAGACCCACGTTTGCTGGCGGCAGTAGCGCCTGCTGTAGCCAAAGCAGCCATGGACAGCGGTGTAGCACAGCAGCCCATTGCCAACTGGGACAACTACGAAATTGAACTCAACCGCAGGCTTGGTTTGGATAACCAACTCTTCCGGGTAATTAGTTCGAAAGCTCGTCGCGACCCACGCAATGTCATTTTTGCAGAAGCCGACAACATCAAAGTATTGAAGGCCGCAGAAATTTGTCTGGAAGAAGGCATTTGCTTCCCCATACTTATGGGTGAAGAAAAAAAGATCCGCAGGCTGGCAGAAGAAAACGGACTCACCCTCGATGGCATGACCATCATCGACCCCAAAGAAGAACAATGCGAAGACAAACGTCAAGAATATGGCGAGCAGTTTTTTGGCATGCGTGGCCGCAAAGGTTTCAACCGCTACGAAGCCATCAAAGCCATGAAAGACCGCATGCACTTTGGTTGCATGATGCTGCGCAATGGTGAAGCCGACGCATTGATCGCCGGCCCCAGCCGCGACTATTCAGGTTTGATTCGTCCGGCACTGCAAATTATTGGTACAGAACCCGGCGTTAAAAAGATTGCCGGTATGTACATTTTGCTCACCAAAAAAGGACCGCTCTTTTTGGCCGATGCCACGGTGAATTTTCACCCGACTGCCGAAGAAATTGCCGACATCACTCAGATGGTGAGCAAAGAAGTCCGCAGCTTCAACATTCAGCCACGCATTGCATTGCTCTCCTACTCCAACTTTGGCAGCAGCAATACACCCGAAGCCAAAATGATGGCCGAAGCCAGAAACATTTTGAAGGAACGGGATCCTAAAATGATTGTGGATGGTGAAATGCAAGGCATCCTCGCATTCAACAATGATATCTTGAAAGAAAACTATCCATTCAGCGAGTTGGTAGGTCAGGATGTAAACACATTGATTTTCCCCAATTTGTCTGCGGGCAATATTGCCTACAACCTGCTCCGCGAAGCTGGCAATGCCGATGCCATTGGCCCCGTATTGCTGGGCATGAAAAAACCAGTGCATGTATTGCAACTCGGCAGTACAGTACGCAGCATCGTAAACATGACGCTGATTGCAGTGATAGATGCCCAGATGAAATGCTATGCACACGACACCGGCAAAGAACCTGCCAAAAAGAAATGGTGGCAACGTGGCAAGCAGTAA
- a CDS encoding MlaE family ABC transporter permease: protein MPLFEHLGSYIITMKGMFARPENEKMYWKEFMHQCVEIGIGSLPIVLIISMFLGMVMTVQTAYQLVANFIPLSTIAVVVRDSMLLELSPTVICVVLAGVVGSKIASELGNMRISEQIDALEIMGINTKTYLILPKVLASLIVVPMLITLSIVISLWGGRFVGEAAGIINSTIFDEGLLRDFNPFNVTVAMVKAVTFALLISSISAYFGYNVKGGALEIGRSSTLAVVVSCILILLADYVITLILLNP from the coding sequence ATGCCGTTATTCGAACATTTAGGAAGCTACATCATCACCATGAAGGGCATGTTTGCCCGGCCGGAAAATGAAAAAATGTACTGGAAAGAATTCATGCACCAGTGCGTGGAGATTGGCATTGGCTCATTGCCCATTGTCCTCATCATTTCGATGTTTTTGGGCATGGTAATGACCGTGCAAACAGCCTACCAACTGGTAGCCAACTTTATACCGCTCAGTACCATTGCGGTAGTAGTGCGGGATAGCATGTTGCTCGAATTGTCACCCACGGTTATTTGTGTAGTATTGGCTGGCGTAGTTGGCAGTAAAATTGCCTCCGAACTGGGCAACATGCGCATCAGCGAACAAATAGATGCACTGGAAATCATGGGCATCAACACTAAAACCTATTTGATTTTACCCAAGGTGCTGGCATCACTCATTGTGGTACCCATGCTCATCACTTTATCCATTGTTATTTCGTTGTGGGGTGGCCGCTTTGTGGGCGAAGCAGCAGGCATTATCAACTCCACCATTTTTGATGAAGGCCTGCTCCGCGACTTCAATCCGTTCAACGTTACAGTGGCCATGGTAAAAGCGGTTACGTTTGCCTTGCTCATCAGCAGCATTTCGGCCTACTTTGGGTACAATGTAAAAGGCGGTGCTTTGGAAATTGGCCGCAGCTCTACCCTTGCCGTGGTGGTAAGCTGCATCCTCATTTTGCTGGCCGATTATGTCATCACACTTATTCTGCTCAATCCATGA
- a CDS encoding ABC transporter ATP-binding protein — protein MIKLQNIKKSFGDRTVLYDISAEFLPGKCNLIIGSSGSGKTVLMKLLVGLFTPDSGQILYHGDDMVQMSREERKELRQQIGMLFQGSALFDSMTVEQNVMFPLDMFTKDSYATKLKRVNEVLDRVNLKDTNKKYPAEISGGMKKRVGIARAIVLNPQYLFCDEPNSGLDPQTSMVIDKLIKDLTVEFNTTTIINTHDMNSVMEIGDNILYMYQGYKQWTGTKEDIIFSTDEKLNSFIFASEFLQDAKNMRMLEMTGKYPGQTPPTNA, from the coding sequence ATGATCAAGCTTCAAAATATCAAAAAATCTTTCGGCGACAGAACAGTGTTGTACGACATCAGTGCTGAGTTTTTGCCCGGCAAATGCAACCTCATTATTGGTAGCAGTGGCAGCGGTAAAACGGTGCTGATGAAATTGCTGGTGGGTTTGTTTACTCCCGACAGCGGACAGATTTTATACCACGGCGACGACATGGTGCAAATGAGCCGGGAAGAACGCAAAGAACTGCGCCAGCAAATTGGCATGCTGTTTCAGGGGTCAGCGTTGTTCGACAGCATGACCGTGGAGCAAAACGTGATGTTTCCCCTCGACATGTTTACCAAAGACAGCTATGCTACCAAACTGAAGCGGGTAAATGAAGTGCTCGACCGGGTAAACCTGAAAGACACCAACAAAAAATATCCGGCAGAAATAAGCGGCGGTATGAAAAAGCGGGTAGGCATTGCCCGTGCCATTGTGCTCAATCCACAATACCTGTTTTGCGATGAGCCCAACAGCGGCCTCGATCCGCAAACGAGCATGGTGATAGATAAACTCATCAAAGACCTGACGGTTGAATTTAATACCACCACCATCATCAACACGCATGACATGAACAGTGTGATGGAAATTGGTGACAATATTTTGTACATGTACCAAGGCTACAAGCAATGGACGGGCACCAAAGAAGACATCATTTTCAGCACCGATGAAAAACTCAACAGCTTCATTTTTGCCAGCGAGTTTTTACAGGATGCCAAAAACATGCGGATGCTCGAAATGACGGGCAAATATCCAGGGCAAACACCACCCACAAATGCATGA
- a CDS encoding DUF4198 domain-containing protein — protein sequence MKKILLSVFAFVLFSSVGFAHEFWLDPVSFFSKNACVRFRVGEHFSGNNWSGNFEKVRLLEVLNHTDRSTSNAQQMLPNPGDSLQFSLPFTGTQLLVYNGSNSYIELPASEFNAYLQDDGLTDIAAWRKANGQDTARSREYYQRSVKTLLQNGTQLTPCNYPTELPLDIVPLQHPYSLTKAGSISFQVYFQQRLLKQALIRTWHISSSGKLTAGSIAMTDGSFTLPVTPDGKWMVSLVKMVPNNADDKADWQSYWGSFTWGYY from the coding sequence ATGAAAAAAATCCTGCTATCGGTATTTGCATTTGTGTTGTTCAGTTCAGTCGGCTTTGCCCATGAGTTTTGGCTCGATCCCGTTTCATTCTTTTCCAAAAATGCCTGCGTTCGCTTTCGGGTGGGCGAACATTTCAGCGGCAACAACTGGAGCGGCAACTTTGAAAAAGTACGGCTGCTGGAAGTGCTCAACCATACCGACCGCAGCACCAGCAATGCACAGCAAATGCTGCCCAACCCGGGCGATTCATTGCAATTCAGCCTGCCATTTACCGGCACACAACTACTGGTGTACAACGGCAGCAACAGCTACATAGAACTGCCCGCCAGTGAGTTCAATGCCTATTTGCAGGATGATGGCTTGACCGACATTGCGGCCTGGCGCAAAGCAAACGGACAAGACACAGCCCGCAGCCGCGAATACTACCAACGCAGTGTAAAAACCTTGTTGCAAAATGGCACACAGCTAACGCCCTGCAACTATCCTACCGAATTGCCGTTGGACATTGTACCGCTGCAACATCCGTACAGCCTCACCAAAGCAGGCAGCATCAGCTTTCAGGTATATTTTCAACAGCGGCTGCTCAAGCAGGCCCTCATTCGCACCTGGCACATCAGCAGCAGCGGTAAGCTCACGGCTGGCAGTATTGCCATGACCGACGGCAGCTTTACACTGCCGGTAACGCCCGATGGAAAATGGATGGTGAGCCTCGTAAAAATGGTACCCAACAACGCCGATGACAAAGCCGACTGGCAAAGCTATTGGGGTTCATTCACCTGGGGCTATTATTAA
- the sucD gene encoding succinate--CoA ligase subunit alpha: protein MSVLVNKDSKIIVQGFTGTEGTFHATQMIEYGTNVVGGVTPGKGGSTHLDRPVFNTVADAVKSTGANVSIIFVPPAFAADAVMEAADAGIALVVCITEGIPVQDMVKVKNYLQGKNTRLVGPNCPGVITAGECKVGIMPGFIFKTGNIGIVSKSGTLTYEAADQVAKAGLGITTAIGIGGDPIIGTTTKEAVELLMNDPATEGIVMIGEIGGGMEAEAARWIKEFGTKPVVGFIAGQTAPPGRRMGHAGAIVGGADDTAAAKMKIMAECGIHVVASPADIGKTMAAALKK, encoded by the coding sequence ATGAGTGTTTTAGTAAACAAAGACTCCAAAATAATTGTACAGGGTTTCACCGGTACAGAAGGAACGTTTCATGCTACGCAGATGATTGAGTACGGCACCAACGTGGTTGGTGGTGTTACGCCAGGCAAAGGTGGCAGCACCCACCTCGACCGTCCTGTGTTCAACACCGTGGCCGATGCCGTGAAATCTACCGGTGCCAATGTGAGCATCATTTTTGTACCACCCGCATTTGCTGCCGACGCAGTAATGGAAGCTGCCGACGCCGGTATTGCTTTGGTGGTATGTATTACCGAAGGCATTCCTGTGCAAGACATGGTAAAAGTGAAGAACTACCTGCAGGGCAAAAACACCCGTTTGGTAGGTCCTAACTGCCCCGGTGTAATTACCGCTGGCGAGTGTAAAGTAGGCATCATGCCGGGCTTCATTTTCAAAACTGGCAACATTGGTATTGTGAGCAAAAGCGGTACCCTCACTTACGAAGCAGCGGATCAGGTAGCTAAAGCGGGTCTGGGTATTACCACGGCCATTGGTATTGGCGGCGACCCCATTATTGGCACAACCACCAAAGAAGCCGTTGAACTGCTGATGAACGACCCTGCTACCGAAGGCATTGTAATGATTGGTGAAATTGGTGGTGGCATGGAAGCTGAAGCCGCCCGTTGGATTAAAGAATTTGGTACCAAACCTGTGGTAGGTTTTATTGCCGGCCAAACTGCACCTCCCGGCCGCCGTATGGGCCACGCCGGTGCTATTGTAGGTGGTGCCGACGATACTGCTGCTGCCAAAATGAAAATCATGGCAGAATGCGGTATCCACGTAGTAGCCAGCCCCGCCGACATTGGCAAAACCATGGCTGCTGCGTTGAAAAAATAA